A genomic segment from Bradyrhizobium diazoefficiens USDA 110 encodes:
- a CDS encoding substrate-binding domain-containing protein — translation MKSTSDKFRGLVLNLSLGLLGVLWLTGASDAAEVRVMISGGLTAAYQALVPEFEKATGNKVLTAFGPSMGTTTNAIPVRLERGEPADVLIMVGYALNDLASKGKVVAGSQVDLTRSPIGIAVKSGAPKPDISSVEAVKRALLAAKTIAYSDSASGVYVSTEMFDKLGIADVMKDKARKIPATPVGEIVAHGEAELGFQQISELKPVKGIDIVGPLPSELQKITIFSAGIATVSKEPEAGRALIKFLASPAARDTIIASGMEPIAAGGAN, via the coding sequence ATGAAATCGACATCAGACAAATTTCGCGGCCTTGTCCTGAACCTTTCCTTGGGCCTTCTGGGCGTCCTGTGGCTGACCGGCGCGTCCGACGCGGCCGAGGTCCGGGTGATGATTTCCGGCGGTCTGACAGCGGCCTATCAGGCGCTCGTGCCGGAGTTCGAGAAAGCCACCGGCAACAAGGTGCTGACCGCGTTCGGGCCTTCGATGGGCACCACCACCAATGCGATCCCGGTCCGGCTGGAGCGGGGCGAGCCGGCCGATGTCCTGATCATGGTGGGCTATGCCCTCAACGACCTCGCCAGCAAGGGCAAGGTCGTTGCCGGCAGTCAGGTCGATCTGACCAGATCGCCGATCGGGATTGCCGTCAAGTCGGGCGCGCCGAAGCCGGACATCAGCTCGGTGGAAGCCGTCAAGCGTGCGCTGCTGGCGGCGAAGACGATCGCCTATTCGGACAGCGCCAGCGGCGTCTACGTCTCGACCGAGATGTTCGACAAGCTTGGCATTGCCGATGTCATGAAGGACAAGGCGCGCAAGATTCCGGCCACGCCGGTCGGCGAGATCGTCGCGCATGGCGAGGCCGAACTGGGCTTTCAGCAGATCAGCGAATTGAAGCCGGTGAAGGGCATCGATATCGTCGGACCGCTGCCGAGCGAATTGCAGAAGATCACGATCTTCTCAGCCGGCATCGCGACCGTTTCGAAGGAGCCCGAGGCTGGCCGGGCCTTGATCAAGTTCCTCGCCTCCCCCGCTGCTCGCGACACGATCATTGCGAGCGGCATGGAGCCGATCGCTGCCGGTGGAGCGAATTAG
- a CDS encoding AraC family transcriptional regulator: MQFVAMNFASKARMIYARSARKSSRSDQALDTPPDRHETSGNTSDPLSQVFSLLNVRAARCTRFEAGGNWSYRFPAKSALKFGAVIRGDCWIDFGDEAHHRLVTGDCFLLANAPAYVLANDQRLAPEDGIAAFDWKQSDVARHAGSDTVLLAGSFGFEASDAGLLLDALPRFLLIPSRSPSAPIIHSTLGILDLEIRGTGIGAAVLTDRLADVLLVQVLRAALDQSAGEGLGWINALVDARIGKAIRLMHENAAHPWTLEALADAIAMSRSAFSKRFKSLVGQAPLDYLLRWRMRLARDQLRRGATVSATAAQLGYSSESAFGHAFKRVYGRAPKRYWRGQATGEKFPNAPNKLS; the protein is encoded by the coding sequence ATGCAATTCGTTGCGATGAACTTCGCATCGAAAGCGAGGATGATCTATGCTCGAAGTGCTCGAAAATCGTCGAGATCGGATCAAGCTTTGGACACACCCCCGGATAGGCACGAGACCTCGGGCAACACCTCGGACCCGCTGTCTCAGGTCTTCTCGCTCCTGAACGTTCGCGCTGCGCGTTGCACGAGGTTCGAGGCGGGCGGCAATTGGTCGTATCGGTTCCCGGCCAAATCCGCCCTGAAGTTCGGCGCGGTCATCCGAGGTGATTGCTGGATCGATTTCGGTGACGAAGCCCATCATCGGCTTGTCACCGGCGACTGCTTTCTTCTGGCCAATGCACCAGCCTATGTTCTGGCCAACGACCAACGCCTTGCTCCCGAAGACGGCATAGCGGCGTTCGATTGGAAGCAGTCGGATGTCGCGCGTCACGCGGGCAGCGATACCGTTCTGCTTGCCGGCAGTTTCGGTTTCGAAGCGTCGGACGCCGGATTGCTGCTCGATGCGCTTCCTCGCTTTCTGCTCATACCGTCGCGCAGCCCGTCGGCCCCCATCATTCATTCCACGCTCGGGATTCTCGACCTTGAAATCAGGGGGACGGGAATCGGAGCGGCCGTACTCACCGACAGGCTTGCCGACGTCCTGCTCGTCCAGGTGCTCCGCGCGGCGCTGGATCAGAGTGCCGGCGAGGGTTTGGGATGGATCAACGCGCTGGTCGATGCCAGGATCGGCAAGGCAATCAGGCTGATGCACGAAAACGCCGCTCACCCCTGGACCCTGGAAGCATTGGCCGACGCGATCGCCATGTCGCGATCCGCGTTTTCTAAGCGGTTTAAGTCGCTGGTGGGGCAGGCGCCGCTCGACTACCTTCTTCGATGGCGCATGCGGCTTGCACGCGATCAGCTACGACGTGGAGCGACCGTTTCGGCAACCGCCGCACAGCTGGGATACTCGTCGGAGAGCGCGTTCGGACATGCCTTCAAACGAGTCTACGGCCGTGCACCGAAGCGGTACTGGCGTGGACAGGCCACGGGCGAAAAATTCCCCAACGCCCCAAATAAATTATCGTGA
- a CDS encoding zinc-binding dehydrogenase, translating to MSDGETGLQLRSLIKKSGELEISLLDVPTPEPAEDEVVVRVEAAPINPSDLGLLVGAADMSTAKLSGTKQAPVITAKVPDGAMRAMGARLDQSLPVGNEGAGVVIKTGSSDAAKALMGKTVAMIGGAMYSQYRTLKARDCQPLPDGTTAAEGASWFVNPLTALGMTETMRREGHKALVHTAAASNLGQMLNKICIKDGIPLVNIVRSKEQAEILNKIGAKYVVDSSVPSFLDDLTAALVETGATIAFDAIGGGKLAGDILNCMEIAINKTAKEYSRYGSSVHKQVYVYGALDIRPIELPRGFGMAWGVGGWLLTPFLQKIGPADIGRLRQRVVNELKTTFASHYTKVVSLPEALDPANIAVYAKRATGEKFLINPNKS from the coding sequence ATGAGCGATGGCGAAACCGGACTGCAACTGCGTTCGCTGATCAAGAAGAGCGGCGAGCTGGAAATCTCGCTTCTCGACGTGCCGACCCCCGAGCCCGCCGAGGACGAGGTGGTCGTCCGCGTCGAGGCGGCGCCGATCAACCCGTCCGATCTCGGTCTGCTCGTCGGCGCGGCCGACATGAGCACGGCGAAGCTCTCTGGCACAAAGCAGGCGCCCGTCATCACCGCGAAAGTGCCTGACGGTGCGATGCGCGCGATGGGCGCGCGGCTCGACCAATCCCTGCCGGTCGGCAATGAAGGTGCCGGCGTCGTCATCAAGACCGGCTCGTCGGATGCCGCGAAGGCGCTGATGGGCAAGACGGTCGCGATGATCGGCGGCGCCATGTACTCGCAATACCGGACCCTGAAGGCGAGGGACTGCCAGCCATTGCCTGACGGCACGACGGCGGCGGAGGGCGCGTCCTGGTTCGTCAATCCGCTCACCGCGCTCGGCATGACCGAGACGATGCGGCGCGAAGGCCACAAGGCGCTGGTGCATACCGCTGCCGCCTCCAATCTCGGGCAGATGCTGAACAAGATCTGCATCAAGGACGGCATTCCGCTCGTCAACATCGTGCGCAGCAAGGAGCAGGCGGAGATCCTGAACAAGATCGGTGCCAAATACGTCGTCGATTCCAGCGTGCCGAGCTTCCTCGACGATCTCACGGCCGCGCTGGTCGAGACCGGCGCCACAATTGCCTTCGACGCCATCGGCGGCGGCAAGCTTGCCGGCGACATCCTCAACTGCATGGAAATCGCGATCAACAAGACCGCCAAGGAATACAGCCGCTACGGCTCCAGCGTGCACAAGCAGGTCTATGTCTACGGCGCGCTCGATATCCGCCCGATCGAACTGCCGCGCGGCTTCGGCATGGCCTGGGGCGTCGGCGGTTGGCTGCTGACCCCGTTCCTCCAGAAGATCGGTCCGGCCGACATCGGACGGCTGCGCCAGCGCGTCGTGAACGAATTGAAGACGACCTTCGCCAGCCACTACACCAAGGTGGTCTCGCTTCCCGAGGCGCTCGATCCCGCCAACATCGCGGTCTACGCCAAACGGGCCACCGGCGAAAAATTCCTCATCAACCCGAATAAGTCGTGA
- the eno gene encoding phosphopyruvate hydratase codes for MTAIIDIIGREILDSRGNPTVEVDVVLEDGALGRAAVPSGASTGAHEAVELRDGDKARYLGKGVTKAVGAVNGEIFEALSGLDVEQQAQIDQIMIDLDGTPNKSRLGANAILGVSLACAKAAANSLDMPLYRYVGGTSARLLPVPMMNIINGGVHADNPIDFQEFMILPVGASSFAEGLRYGAEVFHTLKSELKKAGHNTNVGDEGGFAPNLPSADAALEFVMNAIGKAGFKAGSDIVIGLDCASTEFFKDGKYVYEGEGKTRSISEQAKYLADLVARYPIVTIEDGMSEDDMDGWKELTDLIGKKCQLVGDDLFVTNVKRLAEGIKAGRANSILIKVNQIGTLTETLAAVEMAHKAGYTSVMSHRSGETEDSTIADLAVATNCGQIKTGSLARSDRTAKYNQLLRIEQQLGKQALYGGKAALKALA; via the coding sequence ATGACCGCCATCATCGACATCATCGGCCGCGAAATCCTCGACAGCCGTGGCAATCCCACCGTCGAGGTCGACGTCGTGCTGGAAGATGGCGCGCTCGGCCGCGCCGCGGTGCCATCAGGCGCCTCCACCGGCGCCCACGAGGCGGTGGAACTGCGCGATGGCGACAAGGCCCGCTATCTCGGCAAGGGCGTCACCAAGGCGGTCGGCGCCGTCAATGGCGAGATCTTCGAGGCCTTGAGCGGCCTCGATGTCGAGCAGCAGGCCCAGATCGACCAGATCATGATCGACCTCGACGGCACCCCGAACAAGAGCCGCCTTGGTGCCAATGCCATCCTCGGCGTGTCGCTCGCCTGCGCCAAGGCGGCTGCGAACTCGCTCGACATGCCGCTCTACCGTTACGTCGGCGGCACCTCGGCGCGACTGCTGCCGGTGCCGATGATGAACATCATCAATGGCGGTGTGCATGCCGACAACCCGATCGACTTCCAGGAGTTCATGATCCTGCCGGTCGGCGCGTCGAGCTTCGCCGAGGGCCTGCGTTACGGCGCGGAGGTTTTCCACACGCTGAAGTCGGAGCTGAAGAAGGCCGGCCACAATACCAATGTCGGCGACGAGGGCGGCTTTGCCCCGAACCTGCCGTCAGCGGACGCCGCGCTCGAATTCGTCATGAACGCGATCGGCAAGGCCGGCTTCAAGGCGGGCAGTGACATCGTGATCGGCCTCGACTGCGCCTCGACCGAGTTCTTCAAGGACGGCAAGTACGTCTATGAAGGCGAGGGCAAGACCCGTTCGATCTCCGAGCAGGCCAAGTACCTTGCCGACCTCGTTGCGCGCTATCCGATCGTGACCATCGAGGACGGCATGTCGGAAGACGACATGGACGGCTGGAAGGAGCTCACCGACCTCATCGGCAAGAAGTGCCAGCTCGTCGGCGACGATCTGTTCGTCACCAACGTCAAGCGCCTCGCCGAAGGCATCAAGGCGGGCCGGGCCAACTCGATCCTGATCAAGGTCAACCAGATCGGCACGCTGACCGAGACGCTGGCCGCCGTCGAGATGGCGCACAAGGCGGGCTACACCTCCGTGATGTCGCACCGCTCCGGCGAGACCGAGGATTCCACCATCGCCGACCTCGCGGTCGCCACCAATTGCGGTCAGATCAAGACCGGCTCCCTTGCGCGTTCCGATCGCACCGCCAAGTACAACCAGCTCCTGCGCATCGAGCAGCAGCTCGGCAAGCAGGCGCTCTATGGCGGCAAGGCGGCACTGAAGGCGCTGGCCTAA
- a CDS encoding NIPSNAP family protein, whose product MIYEMRVYRCVPGRLPALLKRFETATLKLWEKHGIRQAGFFTTLIGESSQELTYFLAWESLAEREKKWGAFVTDPDWLEARSKSEADGQIVGNIVSQLLTPTAFSAVK is encoded by the coding sequence ATGATCTACGAAATGCGCGTCTACCGCTGCGTGCCCGGCCGCTTGCCGGCGCTCTTGAAGCGGTTCGAGACGGCGACGCTGAAGCTGTGGGAGAAGCACGGCATCCGCCAGGCTGGATTCTTCACCACGCTGATCGGTGAATCCAGCCAGGAGCTGACCTATTTCCTCGCCTGGGAGTCGCTCGCCGAGCGCGAGAAGAAGTGGGGCGCGTTCGTGACCGATCCGGACTGGCTCGAGGCGCGGTCGAAGTCGGAGGCGGACGGCCAGATCGTCGGCAATATCGTCAGCCAGCTCCTGACGCCGACCGCCTTTTCGGCGGTGAAATAG
- the kdsA gene encoding 3-deoxy-8-phosphooctulonate synthase: protein MSSSTSAAPVVTIGRVKFGNDLPISIIAGPCQLESRQHALEVASALKEIAARLNIGLVYKTSFDKANRTSASAARGLGLAQSLPIFAEIRSSLGLPVLTDVHEATQCAEVAQAVDILQIPAFLCRQTDLLLAAAATGKVVNVKKGQFLAPWDMANVVTKITSANNPNVLVTERGASFGYNTLVSDMRALPILARTTGAPVIFDATHSVQQPGGKGTSSGGEREFVPVLARAAVAVGVAGVFIETHPDPDSAPSDGPNMVPLREFEGLIRRLMAFDALAKNPR from the coding sequence TTGAGCTCTTCGACGTCAGCGGCGCCGGTCGTCACCATTGGCAGGGTCAAATTCGGCAATGATCTGCCGATTTCGATCATTGCCGGGCCTTGCCAGCTCGAAAGCCGCCAGCATGCGCTGGAGGTGGCCTCCGCGCTGAAGGAGATCGCCGCGCGGCTGAACATCGGTCTCGTCTACAAGACCTCGTTCGACAAGGCCAACCGCACCAGCGCGTCGGCGGCGCGCGGACTCGGGCTCGCGCAGTCGCTGCCGATCTTCGCCGAGATCCGCTCCTCGCTCGGCCTGCCGGTGCTGACCGACGTGCACGAAGCCACGCAATGCGCCGAGGTGGCGCAGGCCGTGGACATCCTGCAGATCCCGGCCTTCCTGTGCCGGCAGACCGATCTGCTGCTGGCGGCGGCCGCGACCGGCAAGGTCGTCAACGTCAAGAAGGGCCAGTTCCTGGCGCCCTGGGACATGGCGAACGTCGTCACCAAGATCACGAGCGCGAACAATCCGAATGTGCTCGTCACCGAGCGCGGCGCCTCCTTCGGCTACAACACGCTGGTTTCCGACATGCGCGCGCTGCCGATCCTGGCGCGCACCACCGGTGCGCCCGTGATCTTCGACGCCACCCATTCGGTGCAGCAGCCGGGCGGGAAGGGGACGTCCTCCGGCGGCGAGCGCGAATTCGTGCCGGTGCTGGCGCGGGCGGCGGTCGCGGTCGGTGTCGCCGGCGTCTTCATCGAGACCCATCCCGATCCCGATAGCGCGCCTTCCGACGGCCCCAACATGGTGCCGTTGCGCGAGTTCGAGGGTCTGATCCGCAGGCTGATGGCGTTCGACGCGCTCGCAAAGAACCCGCGCTGA
- a CDS encoding hydrolase: protein MNRRQFLASSAALLAVRPSFAQEGPFRTKYFPINAGIGLHDLAPAPDGTVWFTAQGKGMLGRLDPKDGTFKTVSLGQGAAPHGVTIGPDGAPWITEGGQNAIARVDPGDLKVTLFRLPEKFASANLNTGVFDKDGTYWFTGQSGYYGRLKPKSGEMDVFRAPKGVGPYGITVTPKGDVWYASLAGSYIAKIDLATGNANVAEPPTPSQGSRRVWSDSKSRIWVSEWNSGHVSVHDPADGSWKTWKLPGERPRTYAVYVDDKDKVWLTDFSANAIVRFDPMTEKFNVFTSDKPNANVRQLDGRPGELWGCESGNDRIVMIQTIATG from the coding sequence ATGAATCGCCGCCAGTTTCTTGCTTCCAGCGCCGCCCTCCTCGCCGTTCGCCCATCTTTTGCGCAGGAGGGCCCGTTCCGGACAAAATATTTCCCCATCAATGCCGGGATCGGCCTGCACGACCTCGCGCCAGCCCCCGACGGCACGGTCTGGTTCACCGCGCAGGGCAAGGGCATGCTCGGCAGGCTCGATCCGAAGGATGGCACCTTCAAGACCGTCAGCCTTGGCCAGGGCGCCGCGCCGCACGGCGTGACGATCGGTCCCGATGGCGCGCCCTGGATCACCGAGGGCGGCCAGAACGCGATCGCGCGGGTCGATCCCGGCGATCTCAAGGTCACGCTGTTCCGCCTGCCGGAGAAATTCGCCTCCGCCAATCTCAATACCGGCGTGTTCGACAAGGACGGCACCTACTGGTTCACCGGACAGTCCGGCTATTACGGCCGGCTCAAGCCGAAGTCTGGCGAGATGGACGTGTTCCGGGCGCCCAAGGGCGTCGGCCCCTACGGCATCACCGTGACGCCCAAGGGCGACGTCTGGTACGCCTCGCTCGCCGGCAGCTATATCGCGAAGATCGATCTTGCGACCGGCAACGCCAATGTGGCCGAGCCGCCAACGCCGAGCCAGGGATCGCGGCGCGTCTGGTCGGATTCGAAGAGCCGGATCTGGGTCAGCGAATGGAACAGCGGCCATGTCTCGGTGCACGATCCCGCTGACGGTTCCTGGAAGACCTGGAAGCTGCCGGGCGAGCGCCCCCGCACCTACGCCGTCTATGTCGACGACAAGGACAAGGTCTGGCTGACCGATTTTTCCGCCAATGCCATCGTCCGCTTCGATCCCATGACCGAAAAATTCAACGTCTTCACCAGCGACAAGCCGAATGCCAATGTCCGCCAGCTCGACGGCAGGCCGGGCGAGCTCTGGGGCTGCGAGTCCGGCAACGACCGCATCGTCATGATCCAGACAATCGCGACCGGTTGA
- a CDS encoding MFS transporter, which yields MQQGEARPHDHGLPAALYVISGASFAAALSARALDPVLPHVAEDFGVSIATAAGFAAVFAFTFSIIQPIVGAAADLFGKTRLMIGCLALLGLANILGALSTSFSVLFATRILAGIGSGGVFPVALSLTSDLVGPEKRQVAISRTLAGAMTGNLLGASASGLIGDFLGWRGVLAVLGVLVIVASIAVAAGFRGAKVKHPPKTSLSALKAGYRTIFTNPNAYVCYSAVFVEGCCVLGLFPYIASFLFELGQTSLSIAGIVIAGFAVGGLFYTLTVSRLLPWLGMKGMMIAGMTLVASQLVAVAFGPRWEVQALNLIVMGWGFYIAHGCLQVFASELSVEARATALSLHSFFFFMGQTVGPLAYGFGLQHAGKVPTLFVSAAIMVVLGIVCARLLKPRAPADAR from the coding sequence ATGCAGCAAGGCGAGGCGCGGCCGCACGATCACGGTCTGCCGGCCGCGCTCTACGTCATCTCCGGCGCCAGCTTCGCCGCGGCGTTGTCGGCGCGTGCGCTCGACCCGGTGCTGCCGCACGTCGCCGAGGATTTTGGCGTCAGCATCGCGACCGCCGCGGGCTTTGCCGCGGTGTTCGCTTTCACCTTCTCGATCATCCAGCCGATCGTCGGCGCCGCCGCCGATCTGTTCGGCAAGACGCGGCTGATGATCGGCTGCCTCGCGCTGCTCGGGCTTGCCAATATTCTCGGCGCGCTCTCGACCTCGTTTTCGGTTCTGTTTGCGACCCGCATCCTTGCCGGCATCGGCTCGGGCGGCGTGTTTCCGGTGGCGCTCAGCCTGACCAGCGATCTGGTCGGTCCGGAGAAGCGGCAGGTCGCGATCAGCCGCACGCTCGCCGGCGCCATGACCGGCAATCTGCTCGGTGCCTCGGCCTCCGGCCTGATCGGCGATTTCCTCGGCTGGCGCGGCGTGCTGGCGGTGCTCGGCGTGCTCGTGATCGTTGCATCGATCGCGGTTGCCGCCGGCTTTCGCGGCGCCAAGGTCAAGCATCCGCCGAAGACGAGCCTGTCGGCGCTGAAGGCCGGCTATCGCACCATCTTCACCAACCCCAACGCCTATGTGTGCTACTCGGCCGTGTTCGTCGAAGGCTGCTGCGTGCTCGGCCTGTTTCCCTATATCGCCTCGTTCCTGTTCGAGCTCGGCCAGACCTCGCTCTCGATCGCCGGCATCGTCATCGCGGGCTTCGCGGTCGGCGGCCTGTTCTACACGCTGACGGTGTCGCGCCTGCTGCCGTGGCTCGGCATGAAGGGAATGATGATCGCGGGCATGACGCTGGTGGCCTCGCAGCTCGTCGCCGTGGCCTTCGGTCCGCGCTGGGAGGTGCAGGCGCTGAATCTCATCGTCATGGGCTGGGGCTTCTACATCGCCCATGGCTGCCTCCAGGTGTTCGCCAGCGAGCTCTCGGTCGAGGCGCGCGCCACCGCGCTGTCGCTGCATTCGTTCTTCTTCTTCATGGGACAGACGGTCGGGCCGCTCGCCTACGGCTTCGGCCTGCAACACGCCGGCAAGGTGCCGACGCTGTTTGTGAGCGCCGCGATCATGGTGGTCCTCGGCATCGTCTGTGCTCGGCTGCTCAAGCCGCGTGCACCAGCCGACGCGCGCTGA
- a CDS encoding SDR family oxidoreductase, with amino-acid sequence MTGIAGKVIAITGASSGIGAAAARHLAERGAIVVLGARRADRLEMLAASIASKGGKASYLVTDVRQREDVAGLVGLATDRYGKLDVLINNAGIAPISLLDDLRVDDWDDMIDVNVKGVLYGIAAALPVFRRQGFGHFVNTLSTAGLKIVPTMAVYAGSKNAVRAISEGLRQEVGPSLRVTTISPGYVDTELPSSMTDSALREQGQASMKAMAIPASAIAEAMAFAIAQPDSVDVGEIVIRPTAQA; translated from the coding sequence ATGACGGGCATCGCAGGCAAAGTCATCGCCATCACGGGCGCCAGCAGCGGAATAGGCGCAGCCGCCGCCCGGCATCTCGCGGAACGTGGCGCCATCGTGGTCCTCGGCGCACGGCGCGCCGACCGGCTGGAGATGCTGGCCGCGAGCATCGCGTCAAAGGGCGGAAAGGCGTCGTACCTCGTCACCGACGTCAGGCAACGCGAGGATGTCGCCGGGCTCGTCGGACTGGCAACGGATCGATACGGGAAGCTGGACGTCCTGATCAACAATGCGGGGATTGCCCCGATTTCGCTCCTGGACGATCTGAGGGTCGACGACTGGGACGACATGATCGACGTGAACGTGAAGGGCGTGCTCTACGGGATCGCCGCGGCCCTGCCCGTGTTCCGTCGTCAGGGCTTCGGCCATTTCGTCAACACCCTGTCGACCGCCGGCCTCAAGATCGTTCCGACAATGGCCGTCTATGCGGGGTCCAAGAATGCCGTCAGGGCGATTTCCGAAGGACTTCGTCAGGAGGTCGGCCCGTCCCTTCGCGTGACGACCATCTCACCCGGTTATGTCGACACCGAACTGCCGTCCTCCATGACGGATTCCGCGTTACGGGAGCAAGGACAGGCAAGCATGAAGGCGATGGCCATTCCGGCGAGCGCAATCGCGGAGGCGATGGCCTTCGCGATAGCGCAGCCGGATAGCGTGGACGTCGGCGAGATCGTTATTCGCCCCACGGCTCAGGCATAA
- the queF gene encoding preQ(1) synthase — protein MAKKSLQLGRAVEWPHTPEEAQLDRVPNPQKGTDYLVRFTVPEFTSLCPVTGQPDFAHLMIDYAPGPWLLESKSLKLYIASFRNHGAFHEDCTVMIGKRIASEIKPKWLRIGGYWYPRGGIPIDVFWQTGRVPKGLWVPEQGVAPYRGRG, from the coding sequence ATGGCGAAAAAATCCCTCCAGCTCGGCCGCGCGGTCGAATGGCCGCACACCCCGGAAGAAGCCCAGCTCGACCGCGTGCCCAATCCGCAAAAGGGCACCGACTATCTGGTGCGCTTCACCGTGCCGGAATTCACCTCGCTGTGCCCGGTCACAGGACAACCGGATTTCGCGCATCTGATGATCGACTACGCACCCGGCCCATGGCTGCTGGAGTCGAAATCGCTGAAACTCTACATCGCGAGCTTCCGCAATCACGGCGCCTTCCACGAGGATTGCACCGTGATGATCGGCAAGCGCATCGCCTCGGAGATCAAACCGAAATGGCTCCGCATCGGCGGCTACTGGTATCCGCGCGGCGGCATCCCGATCGACGTGTTCTGGCAGACCGGCCGCGTGCCGAAGGGCCTGTGGGTGCCGGAGCAAGGCGTCGCGCCCTATCGCGGGCGGGGCTAG
- the glsA gene encoding glutaminase A: MDTQPIRLPSVAGATRSAGYPTRPPLRRFLTDCHEEFRGDSSGELADYIPELKRANPDHFGIALVTIDGHVYEVGDSAVPFTIQSVSKAFVFALALETVGEERVSATIGVEPSGEAFNSIRLTNDNRPFNPMVNAGAIACSGLIYEVDGKGAFERVRSKLSEFAGRELGVDEAVHASETATGNRNRAIAWLLRNYAVLPDDVDAVLDVYFRQCAILVTARDLAVMAATLANRGINPVTGAQVITPHIVARTLSVMTSSGMYDYAGEWTYRVGIPAKSGVGGGIVAALPSQLGLGTFSPLLDNHFNSVRGLKVCEALSARFDLHMLNRNADVRTSVMADYDVYGISSRRSRQPHEQQILDERHSDIRIVELVGALNFGTIDYVTRRLTSEPPNAPLLIIDFRRVPDITAAGAELLGETLTALGNANVTTILSGLEEASAVWAAIAARTGDPRRLRRFALLDDAIEWAEDQVIYRFGGFTDVKESVHLGEQALLAELDTDEIAAIVKLSTTRHYTAGQRVIAAGAPANSLFFLQSGMVSVKLRSGVRLASLGPGMEFGEMAILERTRSADVFADTPVACLELPLDSFADYRRLHPETALKIMRNLAAILARRLVAANAKVDLLSAY; this comes from the coding sequence GTGGACACCCAGCCCATCCGTTTGCCCAGCGTAGCCGGCGCGACCCGGTCGGCCGGATATCCCACCAGGCCGCCACTGCGGCGTTTCCTGACCGATTGCCACGAGGAGTTCAGGGGCGACAGTTCGGGCGAGCTTGCCGATTACATTCCCGAGCTGAAGCGCGCCAACCCCGATCATTTCGGCATCGCGCTCGTCACCATCGACGGCCATGTCTACGAGGTCGGCGACAGCGCGGTGCCGTTCACGATCCAGTCGGTCTCGAAGGCCTTCGTGTTCGCGCTGGCGCTGGAGACGGTGGGCGAGGAGCGCGTCTCGGCCACCATCGGCGTCGAGCCGAGCGGCGAAGCCTTCAATTCGATCCGGCTCACCAACGACAACCGTCCCTTCAACCCGATGGTCAATGCCGGTGCGATTGCCTGCTCGGGCCTGATCTACGAGGTGGACGGCAAGGGTGCTTTCGAGCGTGTCCGCTCAAAACTCAGCGAGTTCGCCGGGCGCGAGCTCGGCGTCGACGAGGCCGTGCATGCCTCGGAGACCGCGACCGGCAACCGCAACCGCGCGATCGCGTGGCTGCTCCGCAATTACGCGGTGCTGCCGGATGACGTCGACGCGGTGCTCGACGTCTATTTCCGCCAATGCGCGATCCTGGTGACGGCGCGCGATCTGGCGGTGATGGCGGCAACTCTCGCCAATCGCGGCATCAATCCGGTGACGGGCGCGCAGGTGATCACGCCGCACATCGTCGCCCGCACGCTGTCGGTGATGACGAGCTCGGGCATGTACGACTATGCCGGCGAGTGGACCTATCGCGTCGGCATCCCCGCCAAGAGCGGCGTCGGCGGCGGCATCGTCGCGGCGCTGCCCTCGCAACTGGGACTGGGCACCTTCTCGCCGCTGCTCGACAATCACTTCAACAGCGTGCGCGGCTTGAAAGTCTGCGAGGCACTGTCGGCGCGGTTTGACCTGCACATGCTCAACCGCAATGCTGACGTCCGCACCAGCGTCATGGCGGATTACGACGTCTACGGCATCTCCTCGCGCCGCAGCCGCCAGCCGCACGAGCAGCAGATTCTCGACGAGCGTCACAGCGACATCCGCATCGTCGAGCTCGTCGGCGCGCTGAATTTCGGCACCATCGATTACGTCACGCGAAGACTGACCAGTGAGCCGCCGAACGCGCCGCTGTTGATCATCGATTTCCGCCGCGTGCCCGACATCACCGCGGCCGGTGCGGAGCTTCTGGGCGAGACGCTGACGGCGCTCGGCAATGCCAACGTCACCACGATTCTGTCCGGCCTCGAGGAGGCCTCCGCGGTCTGGGCCGCGATCGCCGCGCGCACGGGGGATCCACGCCGGCTGCGCCGCTTCGCGCTGCTCGACGATGCCATCGAATGGGCCGAGGACCAGGTGATCTATCGCTTCGGCGGCTTCACCGACGTGAAGGAGAGCGTGCATCTCGGCGAGCAGGCCTTGCTGGCCGAGCTCGACACCGACGAGATCGCCGCCATCGTCAAACTCTCGACCACGCGGCACTACACGGCCGGCCAGCGCGTCATCGCCGCCGGCGCGCCCGCCAATTCGCTGTTCTTCCTCCAGAGCGGCATGGTCAGCGTGAAGCTGCGGAGCGGCGTTCGGCTGGCCTCGCTCGGTCCCGGCATGGAGTTCGGTGAGATGGCGATCCTGGAGCGAACCCGCAGCGCCGACGTGTTTGCCGATACGCCCGTTGCCTGCCTCGAACTGCCGCTCGACAGCTTTGCCGATTACCGCCGGTTGCACCCGGAGACCGCGCTGAAGATCATGCGCAACCTCGCCGCAATCCTGGCGCGGCGGCTGGTGGCGGCCAATGCCAAGGTCGACCTGCTGAGCGCGTATTAG